A part of Misgurnus anguillicaudatus chromosome 6, ASM2758022v2, whole genome shotgun sequence genomic DNA contains:
- the LOC129434341 gene encoding hyaluronidase-5-like isoform X1, translating to MSNLMGNQGKRSVLTFYTIYLIIFVSSCTSSAPPSTSVPLFNESPFVLFWNGPISKCQQLKITLDLSLFQAVTTPARVSNQSLTLFYKNRIGLFPYVDDHSFKEYNGGIPQRGNLSASLKKAKDEFTQYIPDSSSGLAVMDWEEWLPMFDRNLEIKEIYKDLSINYTLEHNISLNLQQAASKAKQEFQKAARSFMEETLKLGVTLRPQYLWGYYLFPDCYNYEFEVQNYTGVCSEHTKQLNDKLFWLWERSTALYPSAYLPANISGSKTAALFVRHQVQEAMRVAALPKHSYTAPVYVYLRPLIRDQKEIYMNENDLVSSIGESAALGASGSVLWGASADYNDKASCEGLSAYLSDTLNPYIANVTAAADFCSKHLCQGNGRCVRKNYNLDHYLHLSLENHQIRRIAGKYLVSGTPSLNDLNDWADKFTCQCYRDRKCSAKITF from the exons ATGTCAAACTTG ATGGGAAACCAAGGAAAGCGTAGTGTGTTAACATTTTACACCATTTACCTCATCATATTTGTCTCTTCTTGCACATCATCTGCTCCTCCATCAACATCAGTTCCTCTCTTCAACGAAAGCCCTTTTGTGCTCTTCTGGAATGGACCTATTTCCAAATGCCAACAGCTAAAAATCACCCTCGATTTATCACTGTTCCAGGCTGTCACCACACCCGCAAGGGTAAGCAATCAATCCCTGACCTTGTTCTACAAAAACCGAATTGGGCTTTTCCCCTATGTGGACGATCACTCTTTCAAAGAGTATAATGGTGGCATACCGCAAAGAGGTAATTTATCTGCTAGTCTGAAGAAAGCTAAAGACGAGTTTACTCAGTACATACCCGACTCATCTTCTGGCTTGGCTGTCATGGACTGGGAAGAGTGGCTTCCGATGTTTGACCGAAATTTGGAAATAAAAGAGATCTACAAGGACCTGTCCATCAACTACACCTTGGAGCATAACATTTCCCTTAACCTGCAACAGGCTGCCAGCAAAGCTAAACAAGAATTCCAAAAGGCAGCAAGAAGTTTTATGGAGGAAACTTTAAAGTTAGGGGTCACTCTTAGACCTCAGTACCTGTGGGGCTACTATTTATTCCCAGATTGCTATAACTATGAATTTGAGGTTCAAAACTACACAGGTGTTTGTTCAGAGCACACAAAACAATTGAACGATAAACTCTTCTGGCTGTGGGAGAGAAGTACAGCCCTTTATCCATCAGCATACCTGCCGGCAAATATAAGTGGAAGCAAAACCGCAGCGCTGTTTGTTCGTCACCAAGTGCAAGAGGCAATGAGAGTTGCAGCCTTACCGAAACATAGCTACACTGCACCTGTTTATGTCTATTTACGTCCCCTTATACGGGACCAAAAGGAGATTTACATGAATGAG AATGACCTGGTCAGTAGTATAGGTGAAAGTGCAGCTTTGGGGGCTTCCGGATCTGTTCTTTGGGGGGCTAGTGCCGATTATAATGACAAG GCCTCTTGTGAAGGTTTATCTGCATACCTGTCTGACACATTAAACCCCTACATTGCAAACGTCACCGCTGCGGCTGATTTCTGCAGCAAACATCTTTGTCAAGGCAACGGACGCTGTGTCCGCAAAAACTACAATTTGGATCACTATCTCCACCTTAGTTTGGAGAACCACCAAATCAGAAGGATTGCTGGGAAATATTTGGTCTCTGGGACCCCATCACTGAATGACCTCAATGACTGGGCAGACAAATTCACCTGTCAGTGCTACAGAGACAGAAAGTGCTCGGCTAAAATCACCTTTTAG
- the LOC129434341 gene encoding hyaluronidase-5-like isoform X2: MSNLMGNQGKRSVLTFYTIYLIIFVSSCTSSAPPSTSVPLFNESPFVLFWNGPISKCQQLKITLDLSLFQAVTTPARVSNQSLTLFYKNRIGLFPYVDDHSFKEYNGGIPQRGNLSASLKKAKDEFTQYIPDSSSGLAVMDWEEWLPMFDRNLEIKEIYKDLSINYTLEHNISLNLQQAASKAKQEFQKAARSFMEETLKLGVTLRPQYLWGYYLFPDCYNYEFEVQNYTGVCSEHTKQLNDKLFWLWERSTALYPSAYLPANISGSKTAALFVRHQVQEAMRVAALPKHSYTAPVYVYLRPLIRDQKEIYMNEASCEGLSAYLSDTLNPYIANVTAAADFCSKHLCQGNGRCVRKNYNLDHYLHLSLENHQIRRIAGKYLVSGTPSLNDLNDWADKFTCQCYRDRKCSAKITF, translated from the exons ATGTCAAACTTG ATGGGAAACCAAGGAAAGCGTAGTGTGTTAACATTTTACACCATTTACCTCATCATATTTGTCTCTTCTTGCACATCATCTGCTCCTCCATCAACATCAGTTCCTCTCTTCAACGAAAGCCCTTTTGTGCTCTTCTGGAATGGACCTATTTCCAAATGCCAACAGCTAAAAATCACCCTCGATTTATCACTGTTCCAGGCTGTCACCACACCCGCAAGGGTAAGCAATCAATCCCTGACCTTGTTCTACAAAAACCGAATTGGGCTTTTCCCCTATGTGGACGATCACTCTTTCAAAGAGTATAATGGTGGCATACCGCAAAGAGGTAATTTATCTGCTAGTCTGAAGAAAGCTAAAGACGAGTTTACTCAGTACATACCCGACTCATCTTCTGGCTTGGCTGTCATGGACTGGGAAGAGTGGCTTCCGATGTTTGACCGAAATTTGGAAATAAAAGAGATCTACAAGGACCTGTCCATCAACTACACCTTGGAGCATAACATTTCCCTTAACCTGCAACAGGCTGCCAGCAAAGCTAAACAAGAATTCCAAAAGGCAGCAAGAAGTTTTATGGAGGAAACTTTAAAGTTAGGGGTCACTCTTAGACCTCAGTACCTGTGGGGCTACTATTTATTCCCAGATTGCTATAACTATGAATTTGAGGTTCAAAACTACACAGGTGTTTGTTCAGAGCACACAAAACAATTGAACGATAAACTCTTCTGGCTGTGGGAGAGAAGTACAGCCCTTTATCCATCAGCATACCTGCCGGCAAATATAAGTGGAAGCAAAACCGCAGCGCTGTTTGTTCGTCACCAAGTGCAAGAGGCAATGAGAGTTGCAGCCTTACCGAAACATAGCTACACTGCACCTGTTTATGTCTATTTACGTCCCCTTATACGGGACCAAAAGGAGATTTACATGAATGAG GCCTCTTGTGAAGGTTTATCTGCATACCTGTCTGACACATTAAACCCCTACATTGCAAACGTCACCGCTGCGGCTGATTTCTGCAGCAAACATCTTTGTCAAGGCAACGGACGCTGTGTCCGCAAAAACTACAATTTGGATCACTATCTCCACCTTAGTTTGGAGAACCACCAAATCAGAAGGATTGCTGGGAAATATTTGGTCTCTGGGACCCCATCACTGAATGACCTCAATGACTGGGCAGACAAATTCACCTGTCAGTGCTACAGAGACAGAAAGTGCTCGGCTAAAATCACCTTTTAG
- the LOC129434340 gene encoding hyaluronidase-5 yields MLFSIHLGSPLHLAILISLWGFLNTTLALPPTMPPIFKDTPFSVIWNAPTPVCEKLEINLDTSVFNAVTTPASVPDQFLNLFYAQRIGLYPYVNPDTKEEFNGGIPQKANLTASLLKELDDVKYYIPWFYQGLAVIDWEAWRPLWARNWSSKEIYRELSIQYAQEKNPSLPSEETVALAKKQFQAAARAYMEGTLKLGIEMRPNYLWGYYLFPDSYNYGWEQPGYTGECSEQEQILNDELLWLWNSSTALFPSAYLPLALQNNQNAAYFVRGRVQEAVRVSALPNHPYTSPIYVYLRPLFRDQSEIYLSETDLVNTIGESAALGASGAVLWGASADYNNKESCEALSAYLSSTLNPYITNVTAAAKLCSSTLCQNKGRCVRKNPQSNTYLHLNPKHFNILKSRGQYMAVGTPSLDDIRQFLDDFTCQCYAGQKCAAKMPDALPTTPVVVRVTSYETNTF; encoded by the exons ATGTTGTTTTCCATTCATCTGGGATCACCTCTCCATCTAGCTATCCTGATCTCCCTTTGGGGTTTTCTTAACACAACATTAGCTCTACCACCAACCATGCCTCCGATCTTCAAAGACACACCCTTCTCTGTTATCTGGAACGCCCCTACCCCAGTATGCGAGAAGCTTGAAATCAATTTGGACACTTCAGTGTTCAATGCCGTCACTACGCCAGCCAGCGTCCCCGACCAATTTCTGAACCTCTTCTACGCCCAACGTATCGGTCTGTACCCTTACGTAAACCCGGACACAAAAGAGGAGTTTAATGGCGGCATTCCCCAAAAGGCCAACCTGACCGCCAGCCTGTTAAAAGAACTTGATGATGTCAAATATTACATCCCATGGTTCTACCAAGGTTTGGCCGTGATCGACTGGGAGGCGTGGCGACCGCTATGGGCTAGAAATTGGAGTTCTAAAGAAATCTACAGGGAGCTCTCCATTCAATATGCACAGGAGAAAAACCCATCTCTGCCCTCCGAAGAGACTGTAGCTTTGGCCAAAAAGCAGTTTCAAGCGGCCGCTAGGGCTTATATGGAAGGCACATTAAAGCTTGGGATCGAAATGAGGCCAAACTACCTCTGGGGCTATTATTTATTCCCTGACTCTTACAATTATGGATGGGAGCAGCCTGGTTATACCGGCGAATGTTCAGAACAAGAGCAGATCTTGAATGATGAGCTCCTTTGGCTATGGAACTCAAGCACGGCATTGTTTCCTTCTGCGTACCTGCCGCTAGCCCTTCAGAACAACCAAAACGCAGCTTACTTTGTTCGTGGACGAGTACAGGAGGCCGTCCGGGTGTCTGCTTTGCCAAATCATCCCTACACCTCTCCGATTTACGTATACTTGCGTCCTCTGTTTCGGGATCAGTCAGAAATATACCTGAGTGAG ACGGATCTGGTCAATACTATTGGGGAGAGTGCAGCTCTGGGGGCATCAGGGGCTGTGCTATGGGGGGCCAGCGCAGATTATAACAACAAG GAATCGTGTGAAGCtctgtctgcctatctgtcCTCCACTCTTAACCCTTATATAACCAATGTGACAGCAGCCGCTAAACTTTGCAGTAGCACGCTGTGTCAAAACAAAGGCCGCTGTGTGCGCAAGAATCCTCAATCAAACACCTATCTGCATCTGAATCCGAAACATTTCAACATCCTGAAGAGTCGTGGTCAATACATGGCCGTGGGGACGCCTTCCCTTGATGACATCAGGCAGTTTTTGGACGACTTCACCTGTCAGTGTTACGCGGGTCAGAAATGTGCAGCCAAAATGCCGGACGCCCTTCCAACAACTCCAGTGGTTGTTCGTGTAACCTCATatgagacaaacacattttga